In the Penaeus chinensis breed Huanghai No. 1 chromosome 31, ASM1920278v2, whole genome shotgun sequence genome, one interval contains:
- the LOC125042229 gene encoding putative defense protein 1 isoform X2, with amino-acid sequence MRLVLAAAVVASLGLVAHGWPSGAPDGACDSMIPQHVANPKAEQNLHYSLSSSQNPDGTYTVSIIANNNELFKGFMVRGFVDGKPNGIFLNAPTGVTCDNIPNSAATHQEPSPKSRVDLLWQGDPNPVFRATVVKNRQTFFMI; translated from the exons GTTGGTACTGGCAGCCGCAGTGGTAGCAAGCCTGGGTTTGGTTGCCCATGGTTGGCCCAGTGGTGCCCCAGACGGTGCCTGTGATAGCATGATTCCCCAGCATGTTGCCAATCCCAAGGCCGAGCAGAATTTACACTACAGCCTATCATCCTCACAAAATCCCGACGGCACTTACACAG TTTCCATCATCGCTAATAACAACGAGCTGTTTAAGGGTTTCATGGTAAGAGGTTTTGTGGACGGCAAGCCAAATGGAATTTTCCTGAACGCACCCACGGGAGTTACCTGTGACAATATTCCT AACTCAGCAGCAACGCACCAAGAACCTTCTCCGAAGAGCCGAGTTGACTTGCTGTGGCAGGGAGACCCCAATCCTGTTTTCCG cGCCACCGTTGTGAAGAACAGACAGACGTTCTTCATGATATAG